In Bifidobacterium adolescentis ATCC 15703, the sequence ATGGAGCCTTGACTACGTCAAGCCTCTGCCGCCGCAGCGTCTGACCGACCAGACCGTTGCCGTGGTCGGTTCCGGCCCATCCGGTCTCGCCTGCGCCCAGCAGCTCACCCGTGCCGGCCACACCGTGGTCGTATACGAGCGTGATGACGCCATCGGTGGTCTGATGCGTTACGGCATTCCGAACTTCAAACTCGACAAGCGCCTCATCGACCGCCGAGTCGAGCAGATGGGAGCCGAAGGCACCGTGTTCCGCACCGGCGTGGAAATCGGCAAGGACATCTCCTGGGATGACCTGCGTTCCCGCTACGACGCAGTGGTGGTTGCCATCGGCTCCACCGTGCCGCGTGACATGAAGATTCCAGGCCGCGAGCTCAAGGGTATCCATTTCGCCATGGAGTTCCTGCCGGACGCCACACGTCGCGTGTACGGTGTCAAGCCGGTCAACGACATCACCGCCGAAGGCAAGCATGTGGTGATCATCGGCGGCGGCGACACCGGTTCCGACTGCCTCGGCACATCCCTGCGCCAAGGCGCTAAGGACGTCACCGTGCTGCAGATCATGCCGCAGGAACCGAAGGAGCGTCCGGCCAACCAGCCATGGCCGACCTTCGCCCGCCTGTACAAGGAAACCTCCTCCATGAAGGAAGGTTTCGAAACGCAGCGCGCCGAATACGTGTACAACACCGACTCGGTCAACTTCGAGGGCTCCGACGAGGACAAGGCCAAGGTGAAGGTGGAGAACTCCACCGCCACCGAAGGCTTCGTCGCCGACGAGAACGGACATGTCACCGGTCTGAAGGTCGTCAACGTCGCTCCAGGAGAGAACGGGCCGTTCACCCGCCAGCCAGGCACCGAACGAGTGATTCCCGCCGATCTGGTGCTCATCTCCGTGGGCTTCCTGCACCCTGACACCACCACGCTGGTGGATCAGCTGCCGGTCGACCTTGACGGTCGAGGCAATGTGGCGCGTAACGACAAGTTCGCCACCTCCCAGGACGGCGTCTTCGCCTGCGGCGATGCCGGACGTGGCCAGAGCCTCGTCGTGTGGGCCATCTCCGAAGGTCGCTCCTGCGCGGCCGCGGTCGACGAGTACCTTACCGGCTCCACCGAACTGCCGGCACCGATCGTCGCTTCCAAGCGTCCAATGATGCTGCCGCGATAGACAACACTGTTGTAAGGGTATGAACGAGGTGGCCCGGCTCGCGAATAGTGAGCCGGGCCACCTGTTTTTCACCCGAAATGCGGTAAAGTAATCCCAGCACCATGCAACAAAGGAGTGACTAATGCCAAATCGCGCAGAACGACGTGCCCAAGCCAAGCGCAATCGCAGGGGAGTGCCACAGCAATACGACCAAACCCAAGGCCGCGCACGTTCCGGCATGTTGGACGAGTATCAGCTGCAGGAAAAGTCACGTCGTCTGCAGGACGGCACCGATGGGCCATGGAAGCCGAGTGCCAGTACGGTCACGGAAACGGAAAACGCGCTGAACACCAATCCTGATTACAAGAATCCGAAGATGTTCAAGGCACCCCATTCCGTCCGTCAATGGTTCCGTGTGGCCAGCTGGGTGCTGATTGCGCTGTCGGCCATCGCCTTCCTCGTGGTCATGTGGCTGCCGTCGCATCCGATGTGGCTCATCTCCACAGTCGCCATCGTCTTCGCAGTCGGTGTGCTGAGCCTGTTCTTCACGGCCGGCAACCCGAAGCACAATCCGAATCTCGACCAAAACGGAACAGCCGTCTGATCACAAAAACGATGGAAAGCGGTGAGACAACCAGAAGCATTTGTCTCACCGCTTTTTCTATCGGATTTTAGGTATGCGCTACTTGACTTCGACTAACCGTAAAGGGTATGCGAGAATGCTGTTTCATCGTTTTTCAGAAAAAGAATGGAACTTTCTGAAAAACGATGAAAACAATGAGTGTTTTTCGTGTCTGATGTTTTACAGTAGAACAGGAAACGCTGGAAGACTCGAGGAGGAGATTACAGACATGAAGGTTGACATTCTATCGCGTGAATACCCGCCCAAGGTGTATGGCGGCGCGGGGGTGCATGCCGAAGAGCTTTCCAAGGTGCTGGCGGAACGTGTCGATGTGACGGTCCGCGCATTCGACGGGCCGCGCACGGCCGCCGACATTCCCGCGATTCCCGGAACAGACCCGAAAGGGTCGCTCACTGTCGTCGGCTACGACGTGCCGAAGGAGCTTGAGGATGCGAACGGTGCGCTGAAAACGTTTGGCGTCGATTTGCAAATCGCCAACGACGTTGATGCCGACATCATCCATGCGCATACATGGTACGCATGCCTTGCTGGCTATCTCGCCAAAATGCTGCATGACACCCCATTGGTCATCACCGCGCACTCGCTTGAACCGTTCCGTCCATGGAAACGTGAACAGTTGGGCGGCGGCTACAATCTGAGCTCCTGGGCTGAGAAAGACGCCTACGAGCATGCCGACCGCGTGATCGCCGTATCCGCGGGCATGCGTGAGGACATCCTCACCGCCTATCCGAACCTTGACCCGGACAAGGTGGTCGTAGTGCACAACGGCATCACCATGAGCCAGTTTGAAACCCCGGCGGATGACGATCCGGGCTGGAAGGTGTTCGAACGTTACAACATCGACCGCAGCAAACCGACCTTGCTGTTCGTCGGACGCATCACTCGTCAAAAGGGTCTGCCGTACCTGCTTCAGGCACTGCACTTCGTGGACCCGAACATCCAGGTCGTTCTGTGCGCCGGCGCTCCCGACACGCCGGAAATCATGGAAGAGGTCAAGACCGCCTTCGCCAAGCTCGACGAGGAACGCGGCAACATCATCTGGATTGAGGAGATGCTGCCGAAGCCGGAGCTCAACGCACTCGAACATGGCTGCGACGCATTCATCTGCCCATCCATCTACGAGCCGCTCGGCATCGTGAATCTGGAAGCCATGGCATGCGGTCTGCCGGTGGTCGCCTCTGCGACCGGTGGCATTCCGGAAGTCGTCGTCGACGGCGAGACCGGATATCTGGTGCCGGTCGACCAACTGCATGACGGCACTGGCACCCCCACCAACCCTGACAAATTCGTGCACGATATGGCCGACGCCATCAACCGCATCATGGCTGACCCTGAAAAGGCGAAGCGGATGGGACAGGCCGGTTACGAGCGCGCCCGCGACCACTTCAGCTGGGAGTCCATCGCAGACAAGACCGTCAAAGTCTACGAGGACGTGCTTGCCGAACGGAAGTAGAACCGAACCTGTCTGATCGCGGATAACCGATCCGGCTGATCGACAGCCAGAATAATCCTGAAATGCCTCCTGCCGACGCACTATGCTGGCAGGAGGCATCATCGTATCCAAGTGGTTTGTGAAAATGGAGGGGACCATGAACGAACAGAACATCGCGTTGAAACTGGACGATGTGGAATTCCGTCGCCGCAGGCGCGTAATTCTCACCAAAGTCAATCTGGAAGTCAAAAAAGGCGAGAAATGGGTGCTGTTCGGTCCCAACGGCATCGGCAAATCCACGTTGGTGCAGATGATGAGCACCCGTGGATTCCCATCCGAAGGCACAGTCGACATTCTGGGAAAACGTCTGGGCAAAGTGAACGTGTTCTCCTACCGCAACCGCATCGGTTTGAGCTCGGCCGAACTCGGACGCGCGTTCCCGCCGCAGGAAGATCCTCTTGACGCCATCGTGACGGCGCTGACCGCAACCACCGGCCGTTGGCGCGACACCTATACTGACGAGGATTACGCCAAAGCCCGCTCATTGATGCGTGAATTCGGCATCGAATACCTGGAAGGCAAGATGATGTTCAAGCTTTCCGAAGGCGAACGCACTCGCGTGCTTATCTGCCGTGCGTTGATGGCGGATCCCGATTTGCTGATTCTTGACGAGCCGACCACGGGTCTTGATTTGGGTGGGCGTGAGATTGCTTTGCGTGCGTTGAGTCGTGTTGGTGCGGAGCAGTCTGACCGCGCCGTGATTCTGGTGACGCACCGTCTTGAGGAGATTCCGCAAGGCTTCGACCACGTGGCGATCATGGGACGTATCACCGGCAACGAGGCGGATGCGTATGCCGATAACGTCGCCGGCAACGATCCGGCGCCGGGCACTATCGTATATACGGGTGATTTGGAGCATGGTTTTACTTCTGAACGGTTGAGCCAGGTGTTTGGATTGGATTTGAAGGTCACGCATGCGAATGGTCGTTGGAACGCGTACGCGGTGTGATGTCGACGTCGCCGTCACATTGCCGTCGCTTCGTGCCGTCTGCCGGTATGACGGCGGATACGGTAGCATAGGTTCGTTGCTGTCCGTGGAATGCGGTCTGCAATCGTAAGCCATAGTCGTGAAATCGCATACTGAACGAACGTACGAAGGAGCGTAAACCATGCGTCGAGGGCCGCTTGCCGCCGGTGAAAAAGTGCAGTTCACGGACCGCAGGTCGAATAAAATCACCGATCAGCTGGTGCCGGGTGGTGTGACGCAGACCTCGCATGGCATCATCCTGCATGATGATGTGATTGGCCAGACGGAAGGATCCGTTGTCGTGACGGTGAGTGCGAAACGTGAGGCTCAGGTCAACCAGACGCATCCGGAACGCGACGCGAACAAGCCGTGGAAGGGAACGCGTGCCATCGGTGGTTGGGAGTTCGCCGTCATGCGTCCGCGCTTGGCTGACTATGTGCTGTCCATGCCGCGTGGCGCGCAGATCATGTATCCGAAGGACATCGCGCAGGTCATCCAGCTCGGTGATATTCGTTCCGGTATGAACGTGCTGGAATCCGGAGCCGGTTCGGGCGCGATGAGCATCAATCTGCTGGATGCCGTGGGGGAGGGCGGAAGCCTCACCACCATCGAGATGCGTTCGGAATTCGCGCGCGTCGCCGAAGCCAACGCGACGGTTTACTTTGGCAAACGTCCCGCATGGTGGGATTTGAGGACCGGCGATTTCGATTCGGTCGCGGCTGGTTTGCCGGAACACTCCTTCGACCGCATCATGCTTGACATGCTTGACCCGTGGAACCGTCTTGAACAGGCGTATCGCGTGATCGCGCCTGGCGGCGTGCTCGTCGCGTACGTCACCACCACCACGCAGTTGAGCCGTCTTGCCGAAGCGTTGCGCGAGGTCGGCTGCTGGACCGAGCCGGACATGCAGGAGACTTTGGAACGTAATTGGAAGGCGCAAGGACTGGCCATCCGTCCCGATCACCAGATGATTGGACACACCGGTTTCCTCATGGTTTCTCGCGCGATGGCTCCGGGCTTCCAGGCGTTGCGTAAACGCGACCGTGCCACGAAGGACACGACGACCGACATCGATTCGTTGACGCCCGAGGAGCGTGCCGAACAGCTTGAGGATCTGGAATTGCGTGACATTTCCGATCGCAAGCTGCGCAAGGTGCTGCGTGACCTCGACGCGCAGGTCGAAGCCATAAAGGAGTAGATTTAGAGCGTTTCATGCCATGTCCCAGCGGAAAATCTGAGACAATGGACATTAGACATTTGAAATGCGGCGCTGGAACCGGATCGGAGCGTGCGATTATGGGAACGAGCCTGAAGAAGGTCGCTAAAAAGGCCAAGGAATACAAGTATGTGCTGCTGGCGATGCGCCACGCCAAAACCGAGCCGTTCGGCGGCAACGGCAGCGACGTGGGACGTGAGCTCACCGACAAAGGACGTAAGCAGGCCAAAGCCGTGGCCAAAGGATTGGCGGCGTTCAAAATGGTGCCCACTCGCATCGCATGCTCCAGCGCCACCCGCGCCCGTCAGACCTGCGATCGCATGCTCAAGGTGTTCGGCGACGATCCGAAAGTCGACTACCGGCAAAGCCTGTACGAAGGCGGCGTGCAATCCGTGTTCGACGAGCTCGCGCAAACCAAGGAAAAGCATCGCACGCTGCTCGTGCTTGGCCACGAACCGACCATTTCGATCGCCTGCCAATGGCTGGCCAGCACCGAATCCGATCCGACGTTGCTTGACCTGCTGAATCTCGGCATGTCCCCGGCCTCGATCGCCGTATTCGGCTCGAACGAGCCATTCAACCAGTGGCAGCTGCACAGCGGCGAACTCATCGCGCTGCTTACCGCCAAAGACTTCGAGTAGGGCTTGCGTGTTCCGGGCTGATTCGGAACGATGAGCATTCCGCAGAGTGCTGTGATTTGACTTCAAGCGGCTTCAAGGTTGTATGGTGCTTTCTGAACCGATGTTCAGAATGATGGATAGGAGAGCCCATATGAACAATCCCAGTGCGTTCCCTCTTGGGGAACCAAATGACGGTTTCGCCCAGTATTTCGACGGACAGAGCTGGCTTGCGCCGGTACTTGACGCGCCTGAAGTGTCAATCCACAATGTGACGTTCGAACCTGGATGCCGGAACCACTGGCATATCCACCATCACGCGGCCCAGATTCTCATTGCGGTTGGAGGGCGTGGCTACTACCAGCTTGAGGGCGAAGAGCCGAAGGAGCTTGAACCGGGACAGGCCGTCCGTATTCCGCCGGACGTTAAGCATTGGCACGGTGCCGCCCCTCGCGAAGCTTTCAGCCATTTGGCGTTCATGATTGCGGATGGCACGGGCGACGTGACGAATGAATGGCTGGAACCCGTAGACCCCGACGCATACGAGACATTGCGTTAAATCCGCTTGCCGGGCTGTTCTGCATTATTGATCCATAAACATAAATGTGTGAATATAGACGGCATACGGACTGCGTTATAAGGACAGTTTATAACGACATTCAAATTTTCTTGATGTCTTATAGCTGGCGGTTTTGTGATAGCTTGAGCGGGTTGCATTGTTCATATCAGATGGAGGATTCATGTCCGCTCTTACTTCCGTCTCCGGTTTCCCGCGCATCGGCCAGAACCGTGAGCTGAAGAAAATCATCGAAGCGTATTGGAAGGGCAACACCACCCTCGATGAGGTGCGTGCCACAGCCAAGGAACTGCGCGCCAAGCATTGGAAGCTGCAGCAGGCCGCCGGCATCGACCTGATTCCGAGCAACGACTTCAGCTATTACGACCAGATGCTCGACACTGCCATCCTGCTCAACGTCATTCCGCAGCGCTACCAGCGTCTCGCCTTCGAGAACCCGGAAGAGACCCTCTTCGCAATGGGTCGCGGCTATCAGGGCGAGAAGGGCGACGTGACCGCCCTGCCGATGAAGAAGTGGTTCACCACCAACTACCACTACCTCGTGCCGGAAATCGACTCCGCCACCGACATCAAGCTCAACAGCACCAAGCCGTTCGACGAATTCAACGAGGCGAAGGCGCTCGGCATCACCACCAAGCCGGTGCTCATCGGCCCGTACACCTTCCTCAAGCTCGCCCGCAATCCGCAGGCCGAGGAGCTCGACTACGACAAGGGCCTCGTCAACGCGGTCGCCGCGGTGTACGCCGAAGTCGTCGCCAAGTTCGCCGAACTGGGCGTGCAGTGGATCCAGATCGACGAACCGTACCTCGTGCTCGACAAGGAGCCGGGCGACGTCGAACTGTTCAAGAGCCTGTACGCCAAGATCCTGCCCGCCCGCGAAGGCAAGGTCAAGGTGCTGCTCAACACCTACTTCGGACACATCGCCGACGTGTACGAAACCGTCAACCTGCTCGGCTTCGACGGCATCGGCCTGGACCTGAACGAAGGCAAGGACGAAAACCTCGCCGCCGTCGAAAAGTACGGCGTGGCAGAAAAAACCACCATCTTCGCCGGCGTGATCAACGGCCGCAACATCTGGCGCAACAACTACGCCGTGAGCCTCGGCCTGGTCGACGCGCTGAAGCAGGTCACCGCCAACGTGGCCGTCTCCACCGCCAGCTCCCTGCTGCACGTGCCGTTCAGCACCGAAGGCGAGGACGGTCTCGCCGACGACGTGCGCAAGCACTTCGCCTTCGCCGTCCAGAAGCTCGACGAACTGCACGAAGTCGCCGTGCTCGCCGACGCTTCCGACGACGAGAAGAAGGCATCCGCCGAACTCGCAGCCAACCAGGCGCTGTTCGACGGCACCCGCGTCGCCGCCGATCCTGCGGTCGCCAAGCGAATCGCAAGCCTTACCGACGCCGACTTCGTACGTCAGCCGGCACGCGCCGAACGCCAGAAGGAGCAGCGTGAGGCGCTGAACCTGCCGCTGCTGCCCACCACCACCATCGGCTCCTTCCCGCAAACCAAGGAAGTGCGCGCCGAACGCGCCAAGCTGCGCAAGGGCGAGATCACCAAGGCCGAATACGACGAATTCATGAAGAACCAGATCGACGCCTGCATCAAGCATCAGGAGGAAATCGGCCTCGACGTGCTCGTCCACGGCGAATTCGAACGCAACGACATGGTCGAATACTTCGGCCAGAACCTCAACGGCTTCCTGTTCACCAAGAACGCGTGGGTGCAGTCCTACGGCACACGTTGCGTCAAGCCTCCGATCGTGTGGGGCGACGTATCCCGCGCCAACCCGATCACCGTGGAATGGAGCGCCTACGCGCAGTCCCGCACCGATCATGTGATGAAGGGCATGCTCACCGGTCCGGTCACCATCCTCAATTGGTCCTGGCCGCGCGAGGACATCACCCACGAGCAGCAGACCCAGCAGCTCGCGCTCGCCATCCGCGACGAAGTGCTCGATTTGGAGAAGGCCGGCATCAAGGTCATCCAGATCGACGAGGCCGCACTGCGCGAGAAGCTGCCGCTGAGGAAGACCGACTGGCACAAGAAGTACCTCGACTGGGCCATTCCGGCGTTCCGTCTGGTGCATTCCGCCGTCAAGCCGACCACGCAGATCCACACGCACATGTGCTATTCGGAGTTCAACGACATCATCAAGGACATCGACGCGATGGACGCCGACGTGATCTCCTTCGAAGCCTCCCGTGGCGACCTTGTGGTGCTCGACGCCATCCACGACGCCAACTTCGAAACCGAAGCCGGCCCGGGCGTGTACGACATCCACTCTCCGCGCATTCCGTCCGAACAGGAGATCGAGGACCGCATCTACGAGATCCTGAAGAAGATGGACGTCGAAAAGGTGTGGATCAACCCGGACTGCGGCCTGAAGACCCGTGGCAACGCCGAAACCTGGCCGAGCCTGGAGAACCTCGTCGCAGCGGCCAAGGCCGTGCGCGCCAAACTCGCCAAGTAAGGCCGGCATAGGCATAAACAGGCAAGATTTCCAAGGAATCACATGCATTCGCCAATCTTCTCGCTGGAGGTGTTCCCTCCCAAGCGCACCAGCCCTGTGGGTACCATCTACGATACGTTGGATGGCCTGCAGGGGCTGGACCCCGACTTCATCTCCGTCACCTACGGCACCGGCAAATCGTCCGACCGCACGTTGACCGCACGCATCGCGCATACGGTGAACGAATACGGCATTCCGGCCGTGGCGCACCTGACCGCGCAATACCTTGACAAAGACGACGTGGATGAGGCGCTCGACCTGTTCGACCAGGCCAAAGTCTCCGGCGTGCTCGCTTTGCGAGGCGACCGTGTGGAAGGAGCCGAACCGGCGGGAGTGTTCGACCATGCGAGCGATCTGGCGGCCTACATCCGCGAGAAGCGTCCGGATCTCAAGATCTACGGCGCCTGCTATCCGGAAAAGCACCCGCAGGCGGCCACGCTTGAGGAGGATATCGACAATCTCAAGAAGAAGGTCGACGCGGGCGTAAGCCACCTCATCTCCCAGCTGTTCTACGACAACGAGGATTTCCTTCGATTCGTGGACAAGGCTCGTGCCGCCGGCATCGACGTTCCGATCGAAGCCGGCATCATGCCGGTGATGAACGCGAAGTCGGTGCTGCGCATGTCGAAGATGTGCGAATCGCGTGTTCCTGAAAAACTTGCCGTCCTGCTTGACAAGTGGGGGAGCGACACCGCGCTGCTTAAAGAGGCGGGTATCGCTTACGCGTCCGAACAGATCTGCGACTTGGCGGCACGCGGCGTCGACGGCGTGCACCTGTACACGATGAACCATCCATGCGTCAGCCGGCGCATCTGGTCCAACGTCAAACCATTCTTCGTCTGATTCAGACGATGCAACAAACACGAAAGGGATGATTTCCGGCAACTGTCGGAAACCGTCCCTTTCGCCATACTTACGGATATGAACGATTACTATGGGAACCATGGCTTCTTCTACGCATCAGTTTGAGGTGCTCGATCTGATTCGGGCGGGATTGCAGGATCTGGACACGGCACGCACGTTGCTTGACGAGTTGCGCGCCGACGGCATCGACGACGACCGGCTATGCCTGCTGATGAAAACATTGGAACAGACCTGCGAGCCCGACATCGCGCTACGCAACCTCGTCGACATCATCAAAGCGTTGCAAAGCCAAGGCCGCGACTTCCACCAGGTCATCACCGACGACGCCGGACTCGTACGACTCGTCACCGTGCTCGGCGTGTCCGACGGAATGGGCAAGCTCATGCGCTTCCGCCCCGAACTCGTCATGGCCGCAGCCAGCGACTCATGCGAAAGCCATCTGTACAACCACGCGCAACGCCGCGCGCATGTCCTCGAAGCGGTCGGTGCCGACCCGGCCGACAATCGCATGCCAAAAGCCACGAAACCACTCGCCGAAGCGGCGACCGCGCTACGGCAGACCTACAGAAAACAGCTCGCCGCCATCATGGCGCAGGACGCCACCGCGGACGACCCAATCGAAATACAACCGAGAATCAGCCAGGAACTGTCCGATCTTGCCGACGCGGCCCTGGAAGGCGCGCTCGCCATCGCCCGCAACGAAGTGGACAGCAGCGAACACGTGCGCTTCGCCATCATCGGCATGGGCAAGCTCGGCGCACGCGAACTCAACTACGTATCCGACGTGGACCTCATCTACGTGGTGGAACCGGCGGACGCGGACACCAACGGCATGACCCTCAACCGTGTCGGCACCAAAATGGCCACCACCCTGCAGCGCGTATGCCAATCCGTCATCATGGGCGTCGCCGAACCTACATTGTGGCAGATCGATGGCGGACTGCGCCCCGAAGGCAAGGACGGCCCGCTCGTACGCAAACTCGAATCGCACGAAGCCTACTACGAACAGTGGGCGGAAAACTGGGAATTCCAAGCCCTGCTCAAGGCCCGCCCCGTGGCCGGTGACCCCGACCTCGGCCAAGCGTACATGGACATGACCCGACCGTTCGTATGGACCGCCTCCAAACGCGACAACTTCGTCTACGACTGCCAGCAGATGCGCAAACGAGTCGAAGACCTCATCCCCGCGCCCCTGAAGGACCGTGAAATCAAACTCGGCCGCGGAGGCCTACGAGACGTGGAATTCACCGTGCAGATGCTCCAACTCGTCCACGGCCGCGCCGACGAGACCCTGCGCACCAGCTCCACCCTCGAATCGCTGCAACGCCTCGCCGAAGGCGGGTACGTCTCACGCAGACAAGCCAAGAAGCTCTCCTGGGACTACCGCTTCGAACGCGTCATGGAACACCGCCAGCAAATGTGGGCGCTCAAACGCACCCACCTGTTCCCGGACCTCGGCAAAGCCAGTCTCGGCGGCATCGAACGCAAACGCGACGCCAACGACGACGAACTCAACCACAACCTCGAACTGCGCAGACTCGCCCGGGCCTTCCACATGCACCCTGAGGAACTCGTCGACAAATACGACGAAACCCGACGTGAAGTGCGCCACCTGCACATGGACATCTACTACCGGCCCATGCTGCCCATCAACGCCGGCCTCGACGACGAACAAGTGGAACTGTCCGCCAACGCCATGCAGGAACGCTTCGCCTCCATCGGATTCGCCGACCCCGACGCCGCCATGCGCCACGTCACCGCACTGACCGCCGGCATCTCCCGTGCCGCGAAAATCAACCGCATCCTCCTGCCCGCCGTCCTCCAATGGCTCGGCGAAGGGCAGAACCCCGACATGGGGCTGCTCAACTGGCGCAAACTCGAAGAACACTTTGGCACGGACAGCGAATACCTCGGCTTCCTGCGCGACTCGCCGTCCGCCGCGCAACGCCTGTGCCACGTCCTGTCCAATTCACGGTTCCTGGGCGACGCGCTCAACAAATCCGTCGAATCCGTCACCTGGCTCGGCAGCGACAACGACCTGCAGCCACGTTCGCGCGAAAGCCTCGACGTGCAGACACACGCCTCCCTCGAACGCAACGTAGGCAGCATCAACGACTTCGCCAACTCCATCCGCGCCATGCGACGCCACGAAATCGAACGCATCGGACTAGGGTGGATGAGCGGCGTCATCGACGACAAGGCGTCGCTCGCAGGTATGACCGACGTATACGACACGGCCATCGACGCATCGCTCACCTGGGCCATCCGCCACCAAACGCAGGAAATGGGATTCGACGAAGCGCCGGCGGCAATCGCCGTCATCGGCATGGGACGCTACGGCGGCAGGGAAGTGAACTTCAGCTCCGACGCCGACGTCATCATCATCTACCGGCCGTCCGATAACGCCGACGACAACCAAGCCAACCTCTTCGCACGCAAAGTGCAGGAAGACCTCCGCGCCATCCTGCAAGGACCGACCACGCTCGAACCCAAAATCGAACTCGACATGGACCTGCGGCCCGAAGGCAAAAACGGACCCCTCGTGCGCTCCTACGCGTCCTGCGAGGAATACTACCGTTCCTGGGCGAGCACATGGGAGCACCAGGCGCTCCTGCGTGCGCGTTACGCGGCAGGCGACGCGGCGCTCGCCGAGGATTTCCTGATGAACGTCGCCGACCCGCTGCGCTATCCGAAGATCGATTTGACGGAGGCGCAGGTCGCCGAAATACGCAAGCTCAAGGCGCGTATGGAAGCCGAGCGATTGCCGCGCGGCGTGCGTAGGGACCGTCACCTGAAGCTGGGCAAAGGTGGTCTGTCCGACGTGGAATGGACGATTCAGCTGCTGCAGTTGCAGCATGCCGGCGACAACGCGAACCTGCGAGTCAACGGCACGATGCAGGCGTTGGACGAGTTGGAGCGGCGCAAGCTGGTTTCCGCCGGCGACGCCGTCGTATTGCGACGCGCATGGTGGATGTGCACGGCCGCGCGCAACGGCAGCTACCTGTGGAGCGGGCGCGTCAACCAGGCGGATATCCTGCCGGATGACACGTATTCGCTGGGAGGACTCGCCGTCTATCTCGGATACGACGCGAATCGCGGACAGCATTTCGAAAACGATCTGCTTGCCGTAATGCGCAAGGCGCGCGACGTGACGGAACGTCTGTTCTACGGCCTTTCATGAAACGATTCGAGCGGGCGCTCGGTGAACACGCGGTGAACGCTCCGGGTCAGTGTTTCGGGCTATAGTTGGCTAGGTCACTTTCAGTGGCCACCTTCAACCACAAGTTGCATGAAAGGTGAGCCGTTGTCCTCAGTACTCGAACCGGCGGTCGAAACGCCGATGGTCGGAAAAAGCGTCATCACTCTCGATGATCTTTCCATTCGTCAGATTCAGGAAATGCTGCACAAAGCGCAGTACATCGATTCCCATCGTAAAGAAGTGGCACACACCTGCGAAGGCAGGGTGCTTGCCACTTTGTTTTATGAGCCGAGC encodes:
- a CDS encoding bifunctional [glutamine synthetase] adenylyltransferase/[glutamine synthetase]-adenylyl-L-tyrosine phosphorylase — protein: MASSTHQFEVLDLIRAGLQDLDTARTLLDELRADGIDDDRLCLLMKTLEQTCEPDIALRNLVDIIKALQSQGRDFHQVITDDAGLVRLVTVLGVSDGMGKLMRFRPELVMAAASDSCESHLYNHAQRRAHVLEAVGADPADNRMPKATKPLAEAATALRQTYRKQLAAIMAQDATADDPIEIQPRISQELSDLADAALEGALAIARNEVDSSEHVRFAIIGMGKLGARELNYVSDVDLIYVVEPADADTNGMTLNRVGTKMATTLQRVCQSVIMGVAEPTLWQIDGGLRPEGKDGPLVRKLESHEAYYEQWAENWEFQALLKARPVAGDPDLGQAYMDMTRPFVWTASKRDNFVYDCQQMRKRVEDLIPAPLKDREIKLGRGGLRDVEFTVQMLQLVHGRADETLRTSSTLESLQRLAEGGYVSRRQAKKLSWDYRFERVMEHRQQMWALKRTHLFPDLGKASLGGIERKRDANDDELNHNLELRRLARAFHMHPEELVDKYDETRREVRHLHMDIYYRPMLPINAGLDDEQVELSANAMQERFASIGFADPDAAMRHVTALTAGISRAAKINRILLPAVLQWLGEGQNPDMGLLNWRKLEEHFGTDSEYLGFLRDSPSAAQRLCHVLSNSRFLGDALNKSVESVTWLGSDNDLQPRSRESLDVQTHASLERNVGSINDFANSIRAMRRHEIERIGLGWMSGVIDDKASLAGMTDVYDTAIDASLTWAIRHQTQEMGFDEAPAAIAVIGMGRYGGREVNFSSDADVIIIYRPSDNADDNQANLFARKVQEDLRAILQGPTTLEPKIELDMDLRPEGKNGPLVRSYASCEEYYRSWASTWEHQALLRARYAAGDAALAEDFLMNVADPLRYPKIDLTEAQVAEIRKLKARMEAERLPRGVRRDRHLKLGKGGLSDVEWTIQLLQLQHAGDNANLRVNGTMQALDELERRKLVSAGDAVVLRRAWWMCTAARNGSYLWSGRVNQADILPDDTYSLGGLAVYLGYDANRGQHFENDLLAVMRKARDVTERLFYGLS
- the metE gene encoding 5-methyltetrahydropteroyltriglutamate--homocysteine S-methyltransferase, whose protein sequence is MSALTSVSGFPRIGQNRELKKIIEAYWKGNTTLDEVRATAKELRAKHWKLQQAAGIDLIPSNDFSYYDQMLDTAILLNVIPQRYQRLAFENPEETLFAMGRGYQGEKGDVTALPMKKWFTTNYHYLVPEIDSATDIKLNSTKPFDEFNEAKALGITTKPVLIGPYTFLKLARNPQAEELDYDKGLVNAVAAVYAEVVAKFAELGVQWIQIDEPYLVLDKEPGDVELFKSLYAKILPAREGKVKVLLNTYFGHIADVYETVNLLGFDGIGLDLNEGKDENLAAVEKYGVAEKTTIFAGVINGRNIWRNNYAVSLGLVDALKQVTANVAVSTASSLLHVPFSTEGEDGLADDVRKHFAFAVQKLDELHEVAVLADASDDEKKASAELAANQALFDGTRVAADPAVAKRIASLTDADFVRQPARAERQKEQREALNLPLLPTTTIGSFPQTKEVRAERAKLRKGEITKAEYDEFMKNQIDACIKHQEEIGLDVLVHGEFERNDMVEYFGQNLNGFLFTKNAWVQSYGTRCVKPPIVWGDVSRANPITVEWSAYAQSRTDHVMKGMLTGPVTILNWSWPREDITHEQQTQQLALAIRDEVLDLEKAGIKVIQIDEAALREKLPLRKTDWHKKYLDWAIPAFRLVHSAVKPTTQIHTHMCYSEFNDIIKDIDAMDADVISFEASRGDLVVLDAIHDANFETEAGPGVYDIHSPRIPSEQEIEDRIYEILKKMDVEKVWINPDCGLKTRGNAETWPSLENLVAAAKAVRAKLAK
- the metF gene encoding methylenetetrahydrofolate reductase [NAD(P)H] — its product is MHSPIFSLEVFPPKRTSPVGTIYDTLDGLQGLDPDFISVTYGTGKSSDRTLTARIAHTVNEYGIPAVAHLTAQYLDKDDVDEALDLFDQAKVSGVLALRGDRVEGAEPAGVFDHASDLAAYIREKRPDLKIYGACYPEKHPQAATLEEDIDNLKKKVDAGVSHLISQLFYDNEDFLRFVDKARAAGIDVPIEAGIMPVMNAKSVLRMSKMCESRVPEKLAVLLDKWGSDTALLKEAGIAYASEQICDLAARGVDGVHLYTMNHPCVSRRIWSNVKPFFV